Below is a window of Sinorhizobium meliloti DNA.
CAGACCCGGCCGAAGGGCTGTCCGAGCAGCGTCAAGAGCGCTGACTTCATTTCGGGCCGACCGCCTGTCACTCCGGAGAAAAGAGCGAGTCCGGCAACGAGAAGGAATACGACACCACGGGCCGTGTAGCCTGCTTTCGCAAGTAGGCCAAAACGAAATCTTGAGGGCATCGTGCTCTCCGCGCTCCAATTTACTTCGTCTACTAACGCACGACCTGCCGGAAGGTTGTCGCGGTTCGACCCAAGCTTTCGGCCGGCGACAGGCAAGCACCCGTTACAAGATGTTTTCGATGCCCGGGCCTTGCCCGAACAGCCGCTTGTCCTGGGAATTCTAAGGGTATTGCCGTGCGGCACTCCCCACCCTCTGTTCCTTGCCATCAATGGCTGAGACATGCCATCAAGTGTGAGACGCAAGCGGCCGCGAAGACCTTTTCAGTGCAAGCAGACATTGCAGGGCGCGCAGCAGAGGTGCGCTCGGGCGCATCTTCGTCAGGCAGGCCCACACACTTCAGGAGAACTCATGTTTGACCATGTCAAATTCGGCGTCAGCGACTACGCAGCGAGCAAAGCGTTCTTCCTCAAGGCACTTGAACCACTCGGCGTGGCCGTAGTTTCGGAGGGTCTGCCGACGTACGGTGTCGAGCTTAGCCCAAAGGGCAAGGCTTCCTTGTGCCTGTACCAAACCGAGGAGAAGCCGGCGCATCTCCACCTGGCGTTCACAGCCGAGAATCGCCAGCAAGTCGAAGCTTTCTATTGCGCGGCTCTCGAGGCGGGTGGCAAAGACAATGGTGCTCCTGGTCTGCGCCCGAACTACCACGCGAACTACTATGCAGCTTTCGTCATCGGTCCGGACGGGCACAACATCGAAGTCGTTTGCCACGAACCTGAGGCTTAATCCTGCCACCGAGAGACATCGGCAAAAGGGCTTCGCCTACCTGCGGCCGCCCTCATGCCCAACATTGAGCATCGGTTTCCGGTCCCCAAAGCCGATACGCTGGATGAATGCCCTGACTCGGTTAGACCCTCGGTCAAACTCTCGAGTGAGGCCAAGAACTACAGCGAGACGTCAACGTCGGGCGTTCAAGGCCGGAGCGCGCTCTTGGGACAGACATCGAGGCGAACTTCGATCCGACCCCGTAACCCACTGTTCCATTCACTGGGAAGGAGGGTTCCTCAAAGCCAGAAGACTGACTGAAGGCGGCGCACCGAAAGTCCGGCGGAAATCATTGCTGAAATGCGCTTGATCCGAGAAGCCCGCGGTGTGAGCGGCCGTCGTAAAGTTGCTGCCGTTCACGATCTCGCTTATGGCCACACGCATCCGGTTCCAAGCGCGGTAGCGACGAAAAGGCACACCCACCTCTCGGGTGAATACGCGCTGAAATTGTGACGGTGATAGGCCTAGGCTTTTTGCGAGCGGCGATACCGAGGTGAGCTCGTCCGAATGCGTTCGCAGGTAATCAATAGCCGCTGCTATGCGCGTGTCACGGCTTCTAGAGGCCCGTCGTGCGGAAAAGCCGAGCAAGCCCTCCAGAGCCAAGCCGGCCCATCTGGCGGCGGCACTATCCTCCCACAGCTCGCGCATAACGGAAACCTCGCCACTGCGCCCCATGAGAACGCCGTCCACTTCCCAACTGTTGCCGGACAGCGGCACAAGTGCTTCGGTGCCGCCTTGTTTTGGTTCGATGTAAAATACCGCCAGTGGATAGCCGCCGAGATCGAGCTCGTGAAGCACACCAGCGGGAATGACCGCCGTACGGCACGAATGCCAGTGGCCCCCATGGATTCGCAACCTGAATTCGCTGTAGATTCCAGCCAGGAAGACGGGAGCGCCGTGCTGGTGGAGCCTGTTGTACTCGAGAGGTCCTACAAAGAACGTATGCATTTCATCCACGTGCCAAAAGGGGCGGGGGATGCCGTCCGGAGCAGCACGTTCATACAAGCTATCCGGTGCCGACATAGCTAACCTCCCAATACTTGCGACCA
It encodes the following:
- a CDS encoding VOC family protein → MFDHVKFGVSDYAASKAFFLKALEPLGVAVVSEGLPTYGVELSPKGKASLCLYQTEEKPAHLHLAFTAENRQQVEAFYCAALEAGGKDNGAPGLRPNYHANYYAAFVIGPDGHNIEVVCHEPEA
- a CDS encoding AraC family transcriptional regulator, whose translation is MSAPDSLYERAAPDGIPRPFWHVDEMHTFFVGPLEYNRLHQHGAPVFLAGIYSEFRLRIHGGHWHSCRTAVIPAGVLHELDLGGYPLAVFYIEPKQGGTEALVPLSGNSWEVDGVLMGRSGEVSVMRELWEDSAAARWAGLALEGLLGFSARRASRSRDTRIAAAIDYLRTHSDELTSVSPLAKSLGLSPSQFQRVFTREVGVPFRRYRAWNRMRVAISEIVNGSNFTTAAHTAGFSDQAHFSNDFRRTFGAPPSVSLLALRNPPSQ